The nucleotide window CCAACAGCATTCGCGCCGCAGAGATTTGCTGAACGTATTGAAATTGACCTAACCACGCCAAAAATTGTCCATCTGTTCCAGAATCATTAACTGTGGCATCAAAGGCATTAATCCCCAAGCTAAACTGCGATCGCGCTGCCAACACTTGCCGCCGTCCTCGATTTACCCAATCCTGCGAAAACCGAATTGCAGTTACCCTGGATTGACCTTCCTCAGCACCTTCCGAAAACGAGAAAGGGCGATCGTCCAAAATAAACGTCTGGCTCCGACGGATATCAACTCCTAACCCTAGAGCAAACTCAGTTGTGGGCGTTCTCTCTAGCGGCTGGCGAAACCCAACCGAGAAGGTTTCGGCTTCACTACGAATGCCCAAATCTGCAAAGTCATCGGTCACAATATTGCTGTTGTTATTGCCGTAGCGCAAAGTCAGCGTACCCTCTCTGGGGTTTACCGGAATGCTGTAGCCCACATCATAAAGATCTAGCCCCTCCGTAATGCCATATTGAGCGCTGAGGCGATCGCCTACCCCTAAAATATTGGTATAGCTCGCTGAAATTCCTACCTGGTAAGAGCCAATACTGGGCGATTGGTAGTTATCTGCTAGTAACTCTACGCCCAACGGCGGAGCTTCTCTCAGCCGGACTTGCAACACATTCTGACCAGGACTACTACCTGCCGTTAATTCAGCGTTTACCTGTTCAACGAGCGGGTCAAGTTGCAAAAGCTGCAAAGCCCGTTCGATCCTGAACTGACTGAGGGGTACAGAGTCGGCTAAGTTGAGGCGCGATCGCACATACCGATCTTGTAAGCGAGCAGAACCACAGCGACTGGATGCTTCTGATAAGGGAACGGGTAACGCATTTGGTTCTGAAGCTGATGATGCATTAGAAGATAATTCTTCTGGGGGTTCTATCTCAGTACGATCTTCTCTGCTGCGATTTGATAGCAAACAAACATCAACGCGCTCCAACTCACCCTCGACCACTTGAATTTGTACAACTCGGCGATCGAGATCCTGGTTCGCAAGTAGAAAAGCCCCAGAGGTCACATAGCCGTTACTGGCATAAAGCATCGTAATGGCAGTCCGTAACCGAATCAAATCATCAAAGGTCACGTCACAACTATTGAGGGGAACAAAAAGTTGGCTTGTTTCGGAACGTAGACCGCTTAAGGCATTCAAGCTAGGCGTAATAATATCGCAGGAAGACTGTTGGATGAGAGAGGCGATCGCCTCTTTCGTCTGCTGATTCTCCTCCGGGACTCCTTGCAACACGGGATGCAACACCGGGCTTCCCAGGATTTCGACTTTTTCTAAAGGAAACTGCGAGAGATTGGGCGCAGGAGGTTCTGCGGGAGAAGTCCGAGGAATCGTCTCTAATTCAGGGGATGGCGATGGCGATGGCGGTTCTACCGGAAGAGGAGACGGTGGCGTAGGAAGGATCTGTTCAATTGAATTTGGATTTCTGGGTACATCAATGTTTACAGTTGGCGAGGGAGATTGAGCTATATCTTCCAGAGACTGAGCAGAAGCCCAAGGAGCAGATAAAACTGTTGAAGAAATGGCAACTAGACCAGCAGGAGTAAACCAGCAGAGGAACTGGAGAGAAAGCACTTGTTTTCTGCATTTCAACGGTTTCAAATCCCT belongs to Timaviella obliquedivisa GSE-PSE-MK23-08B and includes:
- a CDS encoding ShlB/FhaC/HecB family hemolysin secretion/activation protein, which encodes MLSLQFLCWFTPAGLVAISSTVLSAPWASAQSLEDIAQSPSPTVNIDVPRNPNSIEQILPTPPSPLPVEPPSPSPSPELETIPRTSPAEPPAPNLSQFPLEKVEILGSPVLHPVLQGVPEENQQTKEAIASLIQQSSCDIITPSLNALSGLRSETSQLFVPLNSCDVTFDDLIRLRTAITMLYASNGYVTSGAFLLANQDLDRRVVQIQVVEGELERVDVCLLSNRSREDRTEIEPPEELSSNASSASEPNALPVPLSEASSRCGSARLQDRYVRSRLNLADSVPLSQFRIERALQLLQLDPLVEQVNAELTAGSSPGQNVLQVRLREAPPLGVELLADNYQSPSIGSYQVGISASYTNILGVGDRLSAQYGITEGLDLYDVGYSIPVNPREGTLTLRYGNNNSNIVTDDFADLGIRSEAETFSVGFRQPLERTPTTEFALGLGVDIRRSQTFILDDRPFSFSEGAEEGQSRVTAIRFSQDWVNRGRRQVLAARSQFSLGINAFDATVNDSGTDGQFLAWLGQFQYVQQISAARMLLVTRLNAQLTPDSLLSLERFSFGGVESVRGYAQNQVVADNGVFGSVELRIPLTDDPGRLQVVPFAEGGYAWNNKTIDPPDDFIAGVGLGIRWQPIPDLSIRVDYGIPLTDVEAGNSLQENGVYFSVRYQPF